Proteins from a genomic interval of Clostridium sp. M62/1:
- a CDS encoding aldo/keto reductase, producing MEYRRLQRGGENISILGLGNSSLGAAGQREAEETIALALENGINYFDMAAADASPFSAFGNAVLGYRNQVFYQIHFGADYRSGKYGWTLKLEDIKKSVDWQLQALKTDYIDFGFIHCIDEQADWEKVLSGGTLEYIRELKKAGTVRHIGLSSHTPSIVERFLDEGDIDMVMFSINPAYDYRQGDYAIGSVDERMAMYRRCEAEGVGISVMKAFGGGQLLNAKTSPFKRALTEYQCIQYALDKPGVVTVLPGIRGKEDLERILGFFRASREEKDYSVLGTFAPQDAEGICVYCNHCQPCPAGLDVGLINKYYDLAMAGDALARDHYENLEKKASDCIGCGHCDRRCPFHVGQAERMKEIAGYFGK from the coding sequence ATGGAGTATCGCAGATTACAGCGGGGAGGAGAGAACATCAGCATTCTGGGGCTTGGAAACAGCTCTCTGGGAGCGGCAGGGCAGAGGGAGGCAGAGGAAACCATCGCCCTGGCCCTGGAAAACGGCATCAACTATTTTGATATGGCAGCGGCAGACGCCTCGCCGTTTTCCGCCTTTGGAAATGCTGTTTTAGGGTACAGAAATCAGGTGTTCTACCAGATCCATTTCGGAGCGGATTACAGAAGCGGGAAATACGGCTGGACGCTTAAGCTGGAGGATATAAAAAAATCAGTGGACTGGCAGCTTCAGGCTCTTAAGACAGACTATATCGATTTTGGCTTTATCCACTGCATTGACGAACAGGCAGACTGGGAAAAGGTACTGTCCGGCGGGACGCTGGAGTATATCAGAGAGCTGAAGAAGGCAGGGACAGTCCGCCACATCGGTCTTTCGTCCCACACGCCTTCGATTGTGGAGCGCTTTCTCGATGAGGGCGATATCGACATGGTCATGTTCAGCATCAATCCTGCCTATGATTACAGGCAGGGAGACTATGCCATCGGCAGCGTGGACGAGAGAATGGCCATGTACCGCCGCTGCGAGGCCGAGGGAGTGGGAATTTCAGTTATGAAGGCATTTGGAGGCGGACAGCTTTTAAATGCAAAGACCTCTCCCTTTAAGAGAGCGCTGACAGAATACCAGTGCATCCAGTATGCCCTCGACAAGCCGGGAGTGGTGACGGTGCTTCCGGGCATCCGGGGAAAGGAGGATCTGGAACGTATTCTGGGATTTTTCAGGGCGTCCAGAGAGGAGAAGGACTACTCGGTTCTCGGAACCTTTGCCCCTCAGGATGCAGAGGGCATCTGCGTCTACTGCAACCACTGCCAGCCATGCCCGGCAGGGCTTGACGTGGGGCTGATCAACAAGTACTACGATTTGGCAATGGCAGGAGATGCTCTCGCGAGGGACCACTATGAGAATCTGGAAAAGAAAGCCTCTGACTGCATTGGCTGCGGCCACTGTGACAGGCGCTGTCCCTTCCATGTAGGCCAGGCAGAGCGGATGAAGGAGATTGCCGGGTACTTCGGAAAATAG
- a CDS encoding MarR family winged helix-turn-helix transcriptional regulator has translation MLNEELHVLLLRAFHHCNKRIVQRTSRLPLLPGQPKILEYVEENNGCIAKDICRGCVLDKSTMTSLLTRMEREGLLVKSGSPADRRAYHIFLTPKGEQAAREVKRIFSETDEKAFQGISASERAGFLSTLNKIIANLEDETE, from the coding sequence ATGCTCAATGAAGAACTGCATGTCCTGCTGCTCAGAGCCTTTCATCACTGCAATAAGCGGATTGTCCAGAGAACATCGAGGCTGCCGCTGCTCCCGGGACAGCCTAAGATTCTGGAATACGTAGAAGAAAACAACGGCTGCATCGCAAAGGATATATGCAGGGGCTGTGTGCTCGATAAATCGACGATGACAAGTCTGCTGACCCGGATGGAACGGGAGGGACTGCTTGTTAAAAGCGGAAGTCCGGCTGACAGAAGGGCATATCATATTTTTTTAACGCCAAAGGGAGAGCAGGCTGCCAGAGAAGTGAAAAGGATTTTTTCTGAAACGGATGAGAAGGCCTTTCAGGGAATTTCTGCCAGTGAAAGGGCAGGCTTTCTTTCCACATTGAATAAAATTATAGCAAACCTGGAGGATGAGACCGAATGA
- a CDS encoding YczE/YyaS/YitT family protein: MKQILKRYLYFILGVAINSFGVAFITKSALGTSQISSVPYVLSLRFPSVSFGMTTFFVNLLFILIQAVLLKKNFQPVQFLQVAVNVLFSVLIDVSMTLLSFFQPEAFGLRIVSLLAGCVILAVGISIEVAPDVLVVPGEGAVRAISQTTGLKFGSVKVYFDVSLIVIASALSFLFFGRLNGVGLGTVISALTVGKFVNIVNLHLPAVRKIRDLAASASCPSANFVP; the protein is encoded by the coding sequence ATGAAACAGATACTAAAGCGTTATTTATATTTTATACTTGGAGTGGCGATCAACTCTTTCGGTGTTGCCTTCATCACGAAAAGCGCTCTGGGAACCTCCCAGATTTCCAGCGTTCCCTATGTCTTAAGCCTCCGGTTCCCATCTGTCAGCTTTGGCATGACAACCTTTTTTGTAAACCTGCTGTTTATTCTGATCCAGGCAGTACTTTTGAAAAAGAATTTTCAGCCTGTGCAGTTTCTTCAGGTAGCAGTCAATGTGCTGTTCAGCGTGCTGATCGATGTGAGCATGACGCTGCTGTCTTTTTTCCAGCCGGAGGCGTTCGGGCTCAGAATCGTAAGCCTTCTGGCAGGATGCGTCATACTGGCTGTCGGAATCAGCATTGAGGTAGCCCCTGATGTGCTGGTGGTTCCCGGGGAAGGGGCAGTGCGCGCAATTTCCCAGACCACGGGACTCAAATTTGGCTCTGTGAAGGTCTATTTTGATGTCAGCCTGATTGTAATTGCCTCGGCTCTGTCCTTCCTGTTTTTTGGAAGGCTGAACGGCGTCGGCCTCGGCACCGTGATCTCGGCTCTTACAGTGGGAAAATTTGTGAATATTGTTAACCTTCATCTCCCTGCTGTCCGGAAAATAAGAGATCTGGCCGCATCTGCTTCTTGTCCATCTGCAAATTTTGTGCCATAA
- a CDS encoding flavodoxin family protein, which translates to MKVLMLNGSPRKNGNTSAALKEMERVFLREGVEVETVQIGARDIRGCIACYSCSKTGRCVFEDEVNQLAPKFEEADGLVIASPVYYASANATLIACLDRLFYSTHFDKTMKVGASVAVARRGGCSATFDELNKYFTITGMPVASSQYWNSVHGRNAGEALEDEEGLQTMRTLAANMTFLMKSIALGKETFGLPEREPQVFTNFIR; encoded by the coding sequence ATGAAAGTATTGATGCTCAACGGCAGCCCGAGAAAAAACGGAAATACGTCTGCCGCCTTAAAGGAGATGGAGCGTGTATTTTTAAGGGAAGGAGTCGAGGTGGAAACCGTGCAGATTGGGGCCAGGGATATCAGAGGCTGCATTGCCTGCTATTCCTGCAGCAAGACGGGACGGTGTGTGTTTGAGGATGAGGTAAACCAGCTGGCTCCGAAGTTTGAGGAAGCTGACGGTCTGGTGATTGCCAGCCCTGTGTACTATGCCTCTGCAAACGCCACGCTGATCGCCTGTCTGGACCGGCTGTTCTACAGCACGCATTTTGACAAGACCATGAAGGTCGGGGCGAGTGTGGCAGTGGCAAGGCGGGGAGGCTGCTCTGCCACCTTTGATGAGCTGAACAAGTATTTTACTATCACGGGAATGCCGGTGGCCTCCAGCCAGTATTGGAACAGCGTGCACGGCAGGAATGCCGGAGAGGCACTGGAGGACGAGGAGGGACTTCAGACTATGCGCACTCTGGCGGCCAACATGACATTCCTTATGAAGAGCATTGCTCTTGGAAAGGAGACGTTCGGTCTTCCAGAGAGAGAGCCTCAGGTGTTTACCAATTTTATACGATAG
- a CDS encoding cupin domain-containing protein produces MKENVEELVKEKLGQGAVFPAGEENTAFSQYFKGQSYLKMLTTAGVGIGNVTFEPGCRNNWHIHHKGGQILLVTGGRGWYQEWGKEAVELHAGDVVNIPPEVKHWHGAAKDSWFQHLAVEVPADGASNEWLEAVEDEEYSRLP; encoded by the coding sequence ATGAAGGAAAATGTGGAAGAACTGGTGAAAGAAAAACTTGGCCAGGGGGCAGTATTTCCGGCAGGAGAGGAAAATACAGCCTTCTCCCAGTATTTTAAAGGCCAAAGCTACCTGAAGATGCTGACAACAGCAGGGGTGGGGATTGGAAATGTCACCTTTGAGCCCGGCTGCAGAAACAACTGGCATATTCACCACAAAGGAGGCCAGATCCTCCTTGTGACAGGAGGCCGCGGCTGGTACCAGGAGTGGGGAAAGGAAGCTGTCGAGCTTCATGCCGGGGATGTGGTAAACATTCCTCCGGAGGTGAAGCACTGGCACGGAGCGGCTAAGGACAGCTGGTTTCAGCATCTGGCCGTGGAGGTGCCGGCCGACGGCGCTTCCAATGAGTGGCTGGAGGCTGTGGAGGATGAGGAATACAGCCGGCTTCCATAG